The following proteins are encoded in a genomic region of uncultured Vibrio sp.:
- the recB gene encoding exodeoxyribonuclease V subunit beta: MSPEATPLEAMTFPLHGARLIEASAGTGKTFTIAGLYLRLLLGHGSVETKHRVPLTVDQILVVTFTEAATAELRDRIRARIHDARIAFARGQSSDPVIQPLLSEFDDHKQAADILLQAERQMDEAAVYTIHGFCQRMLTQNAFESGSRFNNEFVTDESHLKAQVVADYWRRNFYPLPFTLAGEIRQLWGSPSALLSDISNYLTGAPLSLSVPAMKGSLADLHTENRKKIDELKALWRDSQDDFLALISDSDINKRSYTKKSLPTWLEAVNAWAATETTGYEYPDKLEKFAQNVLLDKTPKGNAPQHVVFEAIETFLANPISLKAPLLAHAIEHCRVMLANAKNQKQWLSFDDLLTQLSASIDTDESELLAERIRTLYPVAMIDEFQDTDPLQYSIFSRIYLNNPECGLFMIGDPKQAIYGFRGADIFTYIKARNQVSAHYTLGTNWRSSADMVQAVNQVFALPDSPFIYDSDIPFLPVNYSPNAEKRIWTMGGQKQPALTYWLQNAEEKPLPKGEYLTRMAEATASQIQTILTQAQLGQACLVNGEKEKAVQAGDIAVLVRTGSEGRMIKQALADQGIASVYLSNRDSVFTSSVAQDLQRLLQAVLTPENDRALRASLASELFALDAASLDALNNDEIVWENAVNEFKEYRKLWVQRGVLPMLRGVISKRHIAERLLEEGASSQGENGERVLTDLMHIGELLQQASNELDSDHGLLRWLAQSISDAENGLGGSDDQIQRLESERNLVQIVTIHKSKGLEYDLVFLPFVFSYREASEAKYYDAANDRTVLDITGNDASMQQADKERLAEDLRLIYVALTRAVYACFIGASPLRNGRSTKEPTGVHRSAIGYLVQNGQEGGINDLYQGLKQQQDKLDCVALGEPPKQLEEMYVAPQEEVCDLTAKELQNPIDRNWRITSYSGLVKQGSHQTEHDATIEITGFDIDSSEEHDEADLVEPVRSIFTFPRGARPGTFLHSLFEEIEFTQPATTKENTQIILGLMESEQLDEKWLPILQQLIDTVLATPLDGKSLLLNQKAPSQRLVEMEFLLPIEVLSAPALNRVIQRHDPLSAKAGDLGFQTVQGMLKGFIDLVFEHQGKYYVLDWKSNHLGDDVMHYHGEALKSAMADHRYDLQYQIYALALHRFLRSRLANYQYDQHFGGVYYLFLRGMDGQSDHGIFSAKPTLEFLHEMDRLIDGQTLETRSTQAGQMELL, translated from the coding sequence ATGTCGCCAGAAGCAACGCCACTAGAAGCGATGACGTTTCCTCTACATGGTGCGAGGCTAATCGAGGCATCAGCGGGTACGGGTAAAACCTTTACTATTGCGGGCTTATACCTGCGCCTTTTGCTTGGTCACGGTAGTGTGGAGACAAAGCACCGCGTTCCGCTTACCGTCGATCAAATTTTGGTGGTGACCTTTACCGAAGCGGCGACTGCGGAGTTGCGCGATCGTATTAGGGCAAGAATCCATGATGCGCGTATCGCTTTTGCTCGCGGACAGAGCTCCGATCCAGTCATCCAGCCTCTGCTTAGTGAGTTCGACGATCACAAACAAGCGGCAGACATTCTTCTCCAGGCAGAGCGTCAAATGGATGAGGCTGCGGTCTACACCATTCACGGTTTCTGCCAACGCATGCTGACACAAAATGCTTTTGAATCCGGTAGCCGGTTTAATAACGAGTTCGTGACCGACGAAAGCCACCTGAAAGCTCAGGTGGTGGCTGACTATTGGCGCCGTAACTTCTACCCATTGCCATTCACTTTAGCGGGGGAGATTCGCCAGTTATGGGGTTCTCCATCTGCGTTGCTGTCTGACATCAGCAATTACTTAACAGGCGCACCGTTAAGCCTTTCTGTACCGGCGATGAAAGGCAGTTTGGCCGATCTTCATACTGAAAATCGGAAAAAAATAGATGAGCTGAAAGCATTATGGCGTGATAGTCAGGATGATTTTTTAGCGCTGATTTCGGATTCAGACATCAACAAACGCAGCTACACCAAAAAGTCTCTGCCGACTTGGTTAGAGGCGGTGAATGCTTGGGCAGCAACAGAAACCACAGGTTACGAATATCCAGACAAGCTTGAGAAGTTCGCGCAAAATGTCCTGTTGGATAAAACACCCAAAGGCAACGCGCCGCAGCATGTCGTTTTTGAAGCGATTGAAACGTTTCTTGCTAACCCCATAAGCTTAAAAGCCCCTCTGCTTGCCCATGCGATAGAGCATTGTCGGGTGATGCTGGCAAACGCGAAGAATCAAAAGCAGTGGCTCTCTTTCGATGACTTGCTAACCCAACTTTCTGCCTCTATCGATACCGATGAAAGCGAGTTACTGGCTGAGCGAATTCGTACTCTGTATCCGGTCGCGATGATTGATGAATTCCAGGATACCGACCCGTTGCAATACAGCATTTTCAGCCGTATATACCTGAACAATCCAGAATGCGGTTTGTTTATGATCGGTGACCCGAAACAGGCGATTTATGGTTTCCGTGGCGCAGACATTTTCACTTATATTAAAGCTCGTAACCAAGTAAGTGCCCACTACACGCTAGGAACCAACTGGCGTTCAAGTGCGGATATGGTTCAGGCAGTGAACCAAGTGTTCGCCTTGCCAGACAGCCCATTTATCTATGATTCGGACATTCCTTTCTTACCCGTAAACTACAGTCCAAATGCCGAAAAACGCATTTGGACTATGGGTGGTCAAAAGCAACCAGCACTGACTTACTGGTTACAGAACGCAGAAGAAAAACCGCTGCCAAAAGGCGAATATTTGACTCGAATGGCGGAGGCAACGGCGAGCCAAATCCAAACGATTTTGACTCAGGCTCAGCTGGGACAAGCGTGTCTGGTGAATGGTGAAAAAGAGAAAGCCGTTCAAGCCGGTGACATTGCGGTGCTGGTTCGTACTGGTAGCGAAGGCCGAATGATTAAACAAGCATTGGCAGATCAAGGTATTGCTAGTGTGTATCTGTCTAACAGAGACAGCGTGTTTACCAGCTCGGTTGCTCAAGATCTGCAGCGTCTTCTGCAAGCGGTACTGACACCGGAAAATGACCGAGCGCTGCGTGCGAGTCTCGCCTCAGAACTGTTTGCGCTGGATGCCGCCAGTCTGGACGCACTCAATAACGATGAAATCGTATGGGAAAATGCAGTTAATGAGTTCAAAGAATATCGCAAACTTTGGGTTCAACGTGGGGTATTACCCATGCTGCGCGGGGTGATTAGCAAGCGCCATATTGCCGAACGATTGCTAGAAGAAGGTGCAAGCTCACAAGGAGAAAATGGTGAGCGAGTACTTACCGATTTAATGCACATCGGTGAACTCCTTCAGCAAGCCAGTAACGAATTAGATAGTGATCATGGGCTGCTACGCTGGTTGGCTCAGTCTATCAGTGATGCGGAGAATGGTCTGGGCGGCAGTGACGACCAAATACAACGTTTGGAATCTGAGCGTAATTTGGTGCAGATCGTCACTATTCATAAATCAAAAGGCTTGGAATATGACCTTGTGTTTCTGCCATTTGTGTTCAGCTATCGAGAAGCCAGCGAAGCCAAATATTACGACGCCGCCAATGATCGCACTGTTCTGGATATCACTGGTAACGACGCATCAATGCAGCAAGCGGACAAAGAGCGTTTAGCGGAAGACCTGCGTCTGATATATGTAGCGTTAACGCGCGCCGTGTATGCCTGCTTTATTGGTGCTTCGCCTTTGCGTAACGGCCGCTCAACCAAAGAACCAACTGGTGTTCACCGCAGCGCAATCGGCTACCTGGTGCAAAATGGTCAAGAGGGCGGAATCAACGATCTGTACCAAGGTTTAAAACAGCAGCAAGACAAGCTCGATTGCGTCGCTTTAGGGGAGCCGCCAAAGCAGCTCGAAGAGATGTATGTAGCGCCACAAGAAGAAGTGTGTGATCTCACGGCTAAAGAACTACAAAATCCGATCGACAGAAACTGGCGTATCACCAGTTATTCTGGCTTGGTCAAGCAGGGCTCTCATCAGACTGAACATGACGCCACGATTGAGATTACTGGCTTTGATATTGACTCTTCTGAAGAACATGACGAAGCGGATTTGGTTGAGCCTGTGCGTTCTATTTTCACCTTCCCAAGAGGCGCGCGTCCGGGGACATTCCTTCACAGCTTATTCGAGGAAATTGAGTTCACTCAGCCAGCCACGACGAAAGAGAATACCCAAATCATTCTCGGTTTGATGGAAAGTGAGCAGTTGGATGAAAAGTGGTTGCCCATTTTACAACAGCTGATTGATACCGTACTTGCCACGCCATTAGACGGAAAGTCATTGCTGCTTAATCAAAAAGCGCCATCGCAGCGTCTGGTGGAGATGGAGTTTCTGCTGCCGATAGAAGTCTTGTCCGCTCCGGCGCTGAACCGTGTGATTCAACGACATGACCCATTGTCAGCAAAAGCTGGGGATTTAGGTTTCCAAACGGTTCAAGGCATGCTCAAAGGCTTTATCGATTTAGTGTTTGAACATCAAGGCAAGTACTACGTGCTGGACTGGAAATCGAATCACCTTGGCGATGATGTGATGCATTATCATGGTGAAGCATTAAAATCTGCCATGGCGGATCACCGTTACGATTTGCAGTATCAGATTTATGCTTTAGCACTGCATCGCTTTTTGCGCAGTCGACTGGCTAATTATCAATACGATCAGCACTTTGGTGGCGTGTATTACTTGTTCTTACGCGGCATGGATGGGCAAAGCGATCACGGCATTTTTTCCGCCAAACCAACGTTAGAATTTTTACATGAGATGGATCGTTTGATTGATGGTCAAACACTGGAAACACGATCGACTCAGGCTGGGCAGATGGAGCTACTGTAA
- the recD gene encoding exodeoxyribonuclease V subunit alpha, producing the protein MTTNDNLPSNQESQLGTLERLAHKGAIRQLDYQFARFLYAQTDDAQSESQADGQALAFIAGVVSSELGKGHICLPLFDAQGQPTDFASKLGLFGEAALTLNTQLQAIDWFQLLQSSTLVGALGEALPLMFDGERLYLHRYWHYEVTLAEKLNQLGAAVSLQPQEFTRLSELLNHLFARQYHFLFNAVVKANEAGNNNQVLRQQLVCDHLDVVASDALDWPAIDALLCQANKVQDLQLLDDLVPLSACVNWQKVAAAVALTRRFAVISGGPGTGKTTTVTKLLAALIEQAAQEKNLTIKLVAPTGKAAARLTESIGKAVQELPVSPELKAKIPTESSTLHRLLGAIPNSAEFRHNKQNPLHLDILVIDEASMVDLPMMYKVVDALPKHARLILLGDKDQLASVEAGAVLGDICSFHALGYGKEQASAIAKLTGFDTLAHSSNSASSIADSLCMLQKSYRFDARSGIGQLAKAVNLGSAASVDNVWARDFSDIEHFALSSQNYNQMMQTLVQEYGRYLKRIGQQEQDPNTGEPESLTRKAKAVLDTFNQCRLLCAVREGDFGVAGLNQRIEKALAARKLIQVQDEIWYHGRPVMVTRNDHGLGLYNGDIGICMLDDSEEEPRLKVFFELPDGSVKSVLPSRVPEHETAYAMTIHKSQGSEFDYTLMILPPDFSPILTRELIYTGITRAKKRLALYAELNVLKRGIKVKTTRASGLVQRLAN; encoded by the coding sequence ATGACGACCAATGACAATCTTCCATCGAACCAAGAGAGCCAGCTGGGAACACTTGAACGGTTAGCACACAAAGGCGCGATTCGTCAGCTCGACTACCAATTCGCACGCTTTCTTTATGCTCAAACTGATGATGCGCAGAGTGAATCACAAGCGGACGGTCAGGCATTAGCGTTTATCGCTGGAGTTGTCAGTAGTGAACTTGGTAAAGGACATATCTGCTTGCCTCTCTTCGATGCGCAAGGTCAACCGACTGATTTTGCCAGTAAGTTAGGGCTGTTTGGTGAGGCAGCATTAACGCTTAACACTCAATTGCAAGCTATTGACTGGTTCCAATTATTGCAAAGCTCAACGCTAGTCGGAGCTCTGGGAGAAGCCTTACCGCTGATGTTCGATGGGGAGCGTTTGTACTTACACCGTTACTGGCACTATGAAGTAACCCTGGCGGAAAAGCTCAATCAACTGGGTGCGGCGGTTAGTTTGCAGCCGCAAGAGTTTACGCGATTATCTGAGCTGCTTAACCATCTGTTTGCGCGTCAATATCATTTTCTTTTTAACGCAGTAGTTAAAGCTAATGAAGCGGGCAATAACAACCAAGTTCTGCGTCAGCAATTGGTGTGTGACCACCTTGATGTGGTCGCAAGCGACGCGTTGGATTGGCCAGCGATTGATGCGCTTTTATGCCAAGCCAATAAAGTTCAGGACTTGCAACTGCTGGATGACCTCGTGCCACTTTCTGCCTGTGTAAACTGGCAAAAAGTGGCGGCCGCAGTCGCGTTAACCCGTCGCTTTGCGGTGATTTCTGGTGGGCCAGGAACCGGTAAAACGACTACGGTAACCAAATTGCTTGCCGCTCTGATAGAGCAGGCTGCACAAGAGAAGAATCTAACCATCAAGCTGGTGGCTCCGACGGGTAAAGCTGCTGCACGATTGACTGAGTCGATTGGCAAAGCAGTGCAAGAGCTACCGGTTTCTCCTGAATTAAAAGCCAAAATCCCGACTGAATCGAGCACTTTGCACCGTTTGTTGGGCGCGATCCCTAATAGCGCGGAGTTCCGTCATAACAAGCAGAATCCGCTGCATCTGGATATCTTAGTCATTGATGAAGCGTCGATGGTCGATTTACCCATGATGTACAAAGTGGTCGATGCATTGCCTAAGCATGCGCGACTCATCCTGCTTGGTGATAAAGATCAGCTCGCCTCGGTAGAAGCGGGGGCAGTGTTGGGTGATATTTGCTCGTTCCACGCTTTGGGTTATGGCAAAGAGCAGGCTTCGGCCATCGCAAAGCTGACTGGTTTTGACACCTTGGCCCACAGTAGCAACAGTGCGTCCAGTATTGCGGACAGTCTGTGTATGCTGCAAAAGAGTTACCGATTTGATGCGCGCTCGGGGATTGGTCAGTTGGCAAAAGCGGTAAACTTGGGTTCTGCTGCCAGTGTTGATAATGTCTGGGCGCGAGATTTTTCAGATATCGAGCATTTTGCTCTGAGTAGTCAAAACTACAATCAGATGATGCAGACGTTAGTTCAAGAATACGGTCGTTATCTAAAGCGTATTGGGCAGCAAGAGCAGGATCCAAATACTGGAGAACCTGAATCGTTAACCCGCAAAGCCAAAGCGGTGTTAGATACCTTCAACCAATGCCGACTGCTTTGTGCGGTTCGCGAAGGTGACTTCGGTGTGGCAGGGTTAAACCAGCGTATAGAGAAAGCACTTGCAGCACGTAAGCTGATTCAAGTGCAGGATGAGATTTGGTATCACGGTAGGCCAGTGATGGTTACGCGCAATGATCACGGTTTAGGTTTGTATAATGGGGATATTGGTATTTGTATGCTTGATGACAGCGAAGAAGAACCTCGCTTAAAAGTGTTTTTCGAGCTACCAGATGGCAGTGTGAAATCGGTATTGCCAAGCCGGGTTCCTGAGCATGAAACGGCCTACGCCATGACGATTCATAAATCACAAGGCAGTGAATTTGATTATACTTTGATGATTTTGCCGCCGGATTTCAGCCCAATTTTAACTCGCGAACTGATTTACACAGGAATAACCCGAGCCAAGAAACGTTTGGCGCTTTACGCGGAGCTGAACGTGCTTAAACGAGGAATAAAGGTGAAAACAACGCGAGCCAGTGGATTGGTGCAGCGACTAGCCAACTAA
- the argA gene encoding amino-acid N-acetyltransferase has product MKIRSTALVKGFRQSTPYVNAHRGKTMVIMLGGEAVAHSNFGNIINDIALMHSLGIKVVVVYGARPQINQLLVKQNLTTPYHKNIRITDEEALSVVMQAAGQLQLAITARLSMSLNNTPMAGTELSVVSGNYIIAQPLGVDDGVDYCHSGRIRRIDTDAINRTLDQGSIVLLGPIASSVTGECFNLLSEEVATQLAIKLGADKLIGFCSEQGVIDDNGNAVAELLPIEAEHVIKTLTEKSSPDSDYYTGTLRFLKGSIAACRAGVPRSHLISYKVDGALIQELFSFDGIGTQVVMASAEQVRQANIDDIGGILDLIRPLEEQGILVRRSREQLEQEIGKFTIIEKDGLIIGCAALYPYAEERKAEMACVAIHPDYRDGNRGLLLLNYMKHRSKSENINQIFVLTTHSLHWFREQGFYEVGVDYLPGAKQGLYNFQRKSKILALDL; this is encoded by the coding sequence GTGAAAATTCGTAGTACCGCACTCGTTAAAGGGTTCCGCCAATCAACCCCCTATGTAAATGCACACCGTGGTAAAACCATGGTGATCATGCTCGGTGGAGAAGCGGTCGCCCACAGCAACTTTGGCAATATTATCAATGATATTGCTTTAATGCATAGCCTTGGCATCAAAGTGGTGGTTGTATATGGCGCACGTCCGCAAATTAACCAATTATTGGTAAAACAAAACCTTACTACGCCATACCACAAAAACATCCGTATCACTGATGAAGAAGCCTTATCAGTAGTTATGCAAGCCGCAGGTCAACTACAGCTGGCGATTACTGCACGCCTATCCATGAGCCTGAACAATACACCTATGGCTGGGACAGAGCTAAGCGTGGTATCCGGGAACTATATTATTGCTCAACCTCTGGGTGTCGATGATGGTGTCGACTACTGTCACAGCGGACGTATTCGCCGCATTGATACCGATGCGATTAATCGCACTCTGGACCAAGGTTCGATTGTACTGCTTGGCCCAATCGCCAGTTCCGTCACAGGTGAATGTTTCAATTTACTTTCCGAAGAAGTGGCCACACAACTTGCGATTAAATTGGGTGCGGACAAATTGATCGGCTTCTGCTCTGAGCAAGGTGTCATTGATGACAATGGCAATGCGGTCGCTGAGCTACTTCCAATCGAGGCAGAGCATGTTATCAAAACCCTGACAGAAAAAAGCTCACCAGATTCAGACTACTACACAGGTACGCTACGTTTCTTGAAAGGCTCGATTGCCGCTTGTCGTGCGGGCGTACCACGCAGCCATTTGATCAGTTATAAAGTCGACGGTGCCTTAATTCAGGAACTGTTCTCTTTCGATGGTATTGGTACGCAAGTGGTCATGGCCAGTGCTGAGCAAGTCCGTCAAGCCAACATCGACGACATCGGCGGCATTTTAGACTTAATCCGTCCTCTGGAAGAACAAGGTATATTGGTAAGACGTTCACGCGAGCAATTGGAACAAGAAATTGGCAAATTCACCATCATCGAAAAAGATGGGCTCATCATTGGTTGCGCCGCGTTGTACCCATATGCCGAAGAGCGCAAAGCGGAGATGGCTTGCGTCGCGATTCATCCTGATTACCGCGACGGTAACCGTGGATTGTTGTTACTGAATTACATGAAGCATCGTTCAAAATCAGAAAACATTAATCAGATCTTTGTGCTCACGACCCACAGCCTGCACTGGTTCAGAGAGCAAGGCTTTTACGAAGTGGGCGTGGATTATTTGCCGGGAGCAAAACAAGGTTTATACAACTTCCAGCGCAAATCAAAAATCTTAGCTCTGGATTTATAA
- the mltA gene encoding murein transglycosylase A: MLKKLLPVATLSLLFGCAQKNDLAQQYIDGEFPQILNKVEVVESNKPRDFTEFNKQVEQVLIKSPSMAKMYQPLYHRLSEWAQQSGDTSVLSAYGIQAAQLGGGDKKGNVLFTGYFSPVMELRHQPNNIFRYPVYAKPNCSSDCPTRAEIYDGALDGQGLVLGYAPNRIDPFMMEVQGSGYVHFEDDDTLEYFAYSGKNNKAYVSIGRILIERGEVPREEMSMKAIKDWVMANDEATVRELLEQNPSYVFFAPKSEAPVTGAAGIPLLPMAAVAGDRSILPMGTPVLAEVPLLNADGTWSGAHQLRILLVLDTGGAVKRNHLDLYHGIGARAGIEAGHYKHFGRVWKLGLENTPTQAPWALSPEKIQ, from the coding sequence GTGCTAAAAAAACTTCTTCCTGTTGCTACTTTAAGCCTACTTTTTGGTTGTGCTCAAAAGAATGATCTTGCCCAGCAATATATTGATGGTGAGTTTCCTCAAATCCTCAACAAAGTAGAGGTGGTTGAGTCGAACAAGCCTCGCGACTTTACCGAGTTCAACAAGCAAGTTGAGCAGGTTTTGATTAAATCTCCCTCTATGGCGAAGATGTACCAACCGCTATATCACAGACTTAGTGAGTGGGCGCAGCAAAGTGGCGACACCAGTGTGCTTAGCGCTTACGGTATTCAAGCTGCGCAACTAGGTGGAGGCGACAAGAAAGGCAACGTGTTGTTTACGGGATATTTCTCTCCGGTGATGGAGCTGCGTCATCAGCCAAATAACATCTTTAGATACCCAGTCTATGCTAAGCCTAATTGTTCATCTGATTGCCCGACGCGTGCCGAGATTTACGATGGTGCATTAGACGGTCAAGGCCTGGTACTTGGCTATGCCCCAAATCGAATTGATCCCTTTATGATGGAAGTGCAGGGCAGTGGTTACGTACATTTCGAAGACGATGATACGTTGGAGTACTTTGCCTATTCAGGAAAGAACAACAAAGCCTACGTCAGTATCGGTCGAATTTTGATTGAGCGCGGTGAAGTGCCACGTGAAGAAATGTCGATGAAAGCGATTAAAGATTGGGTGATGGCTAACGATGAAGCGACCGTTCGTGAGCTGCTTGAACAGAACCCATCTTACGTGTTCTTTGCCCCTAAGTCAGAAGCGCCAGTGACCGGCGCCGCGGGCATTCCACTGTTACCAATGGCAGCAGTAGCGGGTGACCGCTCAATCTTGCCAATGGGGACGCCAGTTCTGGCAGAAGTACCATTACTTAATGCGGATGGAACCTGGAGCGGAGCACATCAATTACGCATTCTGTTGGTACTCGACACCGGTGGTGCAGTGAAACGTAACCACTTGGATCTTTATCATGGTATCGGTGCAAGAGCGGGAATCGAAGCGGGTCATTACAAACACTTTGGTCGTGTTTGGAAACTTGGCTTAGAGAACACGCCGACGCAAGCGCCTTGGGCTTTATCACCAGAAAAGATACAATAG
- the tcdA gene encoding tRNA cyclic N6-threonylcarbamoyladenosine(37) synthase TcdA, which translates to MRELDTPASDNYNQRFGGTRRLYGNSEVEILRAAHVCVIGIGGVGSWAVEALARTGIGELTLIDMDDVCVTNINRQIHAMSGTVGQSKIEVMAERVKLINPECKVNLIDDFITPDNQHEYLSKEYDYVLDAIDSVKAKASLLAYCRSNKIKVITTGGAGGQVDPTQIMVADLTKTIQDPLAKKIKDTLRRHHNFPKNPARKFGIDCVFSTEQLKYPQADGSVCGVKSTAEGPKRMDCASGFGAATVVTATFGFVAVSRIVEKLIQKYKK; encoded by the coding sequence ATGCGCGAACTCGATACTCCGGCCTCTGACAACTACAATCAACGCTTTGGCGGCACTCGTCGTCTTTATGGAAACAGCGAAGTAGAAATTCTTCGTGCTGCGCATGTGTGCGTGATTGGTATCGGTGGCGTTGGCTCTTGGGCGGTAGAAGCGCTGGCGCGTACAGGTATTGGTGAACTGACGCTGATTGATATGGACGATGTGTGTGTGACGAATATTAACCGTCAAATCCATGCCATGTCTGGAACCGTTGGCCAAAGCAAAATTGAAGTGATGGCCGAGCGTGTTAAGCTGATTAACCCGGAATGTAAGGTGAATCTGATTGATGATTTCATCACGCCAGACAATCAGCATGAGTACTTGAGCAAAGAGTATGACTACGTGTTGGATGCAATCGACAGTGTGAAAGCAAAAGCTTCTCTATTGGCTTACTGCCGTAGTAACAAAATTAAAGTTATCACGACGGGTGGTGCTGGTGGTCAGGTCGACCCAACACAAATTATGGTGGCGGATCTGACCAAGACGATTCAAGATCCACTGGCCAAAAAGATTAAAGATACCTTGCGTCGTCATCATAATTTTCCGAAGAATCCTGCGCGTAAATTTGGCATTGACTGCGTATTCTCTACCGAGCAGCTAAAATACCCACAGGCGGACGGTTCGGTATGTGGTGTGAAGTCTACGGCAGAAGGTCCTAAGCGAATGGACTGCGCAAGCGGATTTGGCGCGGCAACCGTTGTGACAGCAACGTTCGGCTTTGTTGCGGTTTCACGCATAGTAGAAAAGCTGATTCAAAAGTATAAGAAGTAA
- the csdE gene encoding cysteine desulfurase sulfur acceptor subunit CsdE, whose product MTDFPVSPFGSEITSDDIVATMQQFKGWEDRYRQVIQWGKKLPQMPEALKSEQVTVSGCESLVWLVSQQQDGVWHFCADSDARIVRGLIALVMAAFDGKTAEQIQAFDIDAYFEQLGLIAHLSPSRGNGLKAIVEKIKGSSS is encoded by the coding sequence ATGACTGATTTTCCAGTTTCACCATTTGGTTCTGAGATAACAAGTGACGATATTGTCGCGACGATGCAGCAGTTTAAAGGCTGGGAAGATCGCTACCGCCAAGTTATCCAGTGGGGAAAGAAATTGCCTCAGATGCCCGAAGCGCTGAAATCAGAACAAGTCACGGTATCAGGCTGTGAAAGCTTGGTTTGGCTGGTTAGTCAGCAGCAGGATGGTGTTTGGCATTTCTGTGCGGATTCTGATGCGCGTATTGTCCGTGGCTTGATCGCCCTGGTGATGGCCGCGTTTGACGGCAAAACCGCTGAGCAGATCCAAGCGTTTGACATCGATGCGTATTTTGAGCAGTTAGGTTTGATTGCCCACTTAAGCCCGTCTCGTGGTAACGGCTTGAAAGCCATTGTTGAGAAAATCAAAGGTTCTAGCAGCTAA
- the csdA gene encoding cysteine desulfurase CsdA: MFDVNAVRQQFPALKQSINDTPLVYLDSAATTQKPQCVIDVISHYYSAQNANVHRGSHSLTANATSQFEAARETVTRFIGAASSKEIIWTRGATEALNLIAQTYARSNLQAGDEILVSEMEHHANIVPWQIVAEQTGAKVVKVPMTSDCQFDMDAFKSLLSERCKIVACAQITNVTGSRQPIEEITILAHQFGAVVVVDGAQGIVHEPLNLAELDIDFYVFSGHKLYAPAGIGVLYGKLALLEAMPPWHGGGKMVEKVSFEKTTFSALPGKFEAGTPNVAGAIALAKAIEWYQGFDHQEVEDHLHALQNKAYQALSQIEDIRILGYQPNASVLTFVMDGVHHQDIATLLDQQGIAVRAGHHCAHPLMDALKVKGTVRVSFGIYNTEEDVDRLIAAVKKAADML, from the coding sequence ATGTTTGATGTCAATGCGGTTCGCCAGCAGTTTCCCGCTTTAAAACAGTCCATCAATGACACGCCTCTGGTTTATCTTGATAGTGCAGCAACCACCCAAAAGCCTCAGTGTGTGATTGATGTCATCAGCCACTACTACAGTGCTCAAAATGCCAATGTGCATCGTGGCAGTCACAGCCTAACGGCTAATGCTACCAGCCAGTTCGAAGCGGCACGTGAAACCGTCACCCGTTTTATCGGCGCGGCCAGCTCAAAAGAGATCATTTGGACACGTGGTGCGACAGAAGCACTTAACTTGATCGCTCAGACCTATGCTCGCAGTAATTTACAAGCAGGTGACGAGATATTAGTCAGTGAAATGGAGCATCACGCCAACATCGTACCTTGGCAGATTGTCGCCGAGCAGACTGGAGCAAAAGTCGTTAAAGTGCCAATGACTTCCGACTGCCAGTTTGATATGGACGCATTTAAGTCGCTGTTGTCTGAACGTTGTAAGATTGTGGCGTGTGCACAAATAACTAACGTCACAGGCTCGCGTCAGCCTATCGAAGAAATTACCATCCTAGCGCATCAGTTTGGTGCCGTTGTCGTGGTAGATGGCGCACAAGGTATCGTACACGAGCCACTAAACCTTGCTGAACTGGATATCGATTTTTACGTTTTCTCCGGTCACAAGCTGTATGCTCCTGCCGGGATTGGCGTGCTTTACGGCAAGTTAGCGTTACTAGAAGCCATGCCGCCATGGCATGGTGGCGGAAAAATGGTAGAAAAAGTATCGTTTGAAAAAACTACCTTTTCAGCTCTGCCCGGTAAATTCGAAGCAGGCACACCAAATGTGGCTGGGGCTATCGCGCTCGCAAAGGCGATTGAGTGGTATCAGGGATTTGATCATCAAGAAGTCGAAGATCACCTGCACGCTCTACAGAACAAAGCCTATCAAGCACTTAGCCAGATAGAAGATATTCGCATTTTAGGTTACCAGCCAAATGCATCGGTACTGACATTTGTGATGGATGGAGTGCATCATCAAGACATTGCGACACTGCTCGACCAGCAAGGTATCGCTGTACGTGCCGGTCACCATTGCGCTCACCCGTTAATGGATGCACTTAAGGTTAAAGGAACAGTACGCGTCTCTTTTGGTATTTATAATACGGAAGAAGATGTTGATAGGCTGATTGCAGCCGTGAAAAAAGCGGCAGATATGCTTTAA